One window from the genome of Streptococcus salivarius encodes:
- a CDS encoding alpha-ketoacid dehydrogenase subunit beta: MTRETLFMKAINEGLDQAMERDERVVLLGEDISGGVNVEHLENNNEDAWGGVMGITRGLMPKYGRERVIDTPISEHGYLSASVGMALTGLRPVPELMFNDFIGFCFDALLGQASKMRYMFGGKAKVPMVVRTMHGAGASAAAQHSGSYYGLFGSIPGIKVVVPATPYDAKGLLLASIEDDNVVIFSEDKTLYGLKGEVPEEYYTVPIGKAAVRREGKDLTIVTIGKMLYVAYEVADRLVKDNISVEVIDLRTVAPWDEETVLNSVKKTGRLIIVDEANPHNNTATDIASVVSDKAFDYLDGPVKCVCAPNTPVPFATNLEQAYIPDADKVLKVADELIQDLKG; this comes from the coding sequence ATGACTAGAGAAACATTATTTATGAAAGCCATCAATGAAGGGCTCGATCAAGCCATGGAAAGAGACGAGCGAGTTGTTCTCCTAGGAGAGGATATCTCAGGTGGTGTTAATGTTGAACACTTAGAAAATAATAACGAGGATGCCTGGGGCGGTGTCATGGGTATCACACGAGGATTGATGCCGAAATATGGCAGGGAACGTGTTATTGATACTCCGATTTCTGAGCACGGCTATTTATCAGCTTCGGTGGGGATGGCGCTTACGGGACTAAGACCTGTACCAGAGTTGATGTTTAATGATTTTATTGGATTCTGTTTTGATGCCCTATTAGGACAGGCTTCTAAGATGCGTTACATGTTTGGCGGTAAAGCTAAAGTTCCGATGGTTGTTCGTACTATGCACGGGGCAGGTGCTTCAGCTGCTGCGCAACACTCTGGATCCTATTACGGTTTATTTGGATCGATTCCTGGTATTAAGGTGGTCGTTCCTGCTACCCCTTATGATGCCAAAGGATTACTCCTAGCATCAATAGAGGATGATAATGTAGTTATCTTTTCTGAAGACAAGACTTTATATGGATTAAAAGGGGAAGTGCCAGAAGAATACTATACTGTACCAATTGGTAAGGCTGCCGTTCGTAGAGAAGGTAAGGATTTAACAATTGTGACAATTGGTAAGATGTTGTATGTAGCTTATGAGGTCGCAGACCGCTTGGTAAAAGACAACATTTCTGTAGAAGTGATTGATCTTCGTACAGTTGCTCCATGGGATGAAGAAACAGTGTTAAATTCCGTGAAGAAAACTGGTCGTTTAATTATTGTGGATGAGGCCAATCCACATAACAATACTGCAACTGACATTGCATCTGTAGTTTCAGATAAAGCTTTTGATTATCTTGATGGACCAGTGAAATGTGTTTGTGCTCCAAATACTCCTGTTCCATTTGCGACAAACTTAGAACAAGCCTATATCCCTGATGCGGATAAGGTTTTGAAAGTAGCTGATGAATTGATTCAGGACTTGAAAGGATAG
- a CDS encoding dihydrolipoamide acetyltransferase family protein gives MATEILMPKLGLTMTEGLIQKWLVQVGDTVTSGQPLLEISSEKLTSEVESPASGVVLDIVHGEGVTVKCKEVVGWVGQEGEDVGTQEDTAQEETPTEVAKDSTPSSPKSTTALIARTGGERIFITPVARKMAAEKGYDISLIKGTGGNGRITRRDVEAYQPSLVVDKVVEPLPQDMTSGQYGEGLQGMRKIIAERMMNSLHSSAQVTLHRKADLTELLKFRKELKAKVHTPLENGELGITTLLTKAVTKALRDFPALNAWYGGGIHQIQESIHIGMATALDDGLVVPVIRDADRMTLADLGQSIKTLANQARKGTLPSDLYSGSTFSITNLGGPGVEYFTPILNSPEVAILGVGATQQALAFNEEGEVVQKDYLPLSLSFDHQVIDGLPAAEFLAQVISYLEDPYLLIF, from the coding sequence ATGGCAACAGAAATTTTAATGCCCAAGCTCGGCCTAACCATGACTGAAGGACTCATTCAAAAGTGGTTGGTCCAAGTTGGTGATACAGTAACAAGTGGTCAGCCTTTATTGGAAATTAGTTCTGAAAAATTGACTAGTGAAGTCGAATCCCCTGCTTCTGGGGTTGTTCTAGACATTGTGCATGGTGAAGGTGTTACAGTTAAATGTAAGGAAGTCGTTGGATGGGTTGGTCAGGAAGGAGAGGATGTAGGAACCCAAGAGGATACTGCACAAGAGGAAACTCCAACTGAAGTCGCTAAAGATTCAACACCGTCTAGTCCTAAATCTACTACAGCACTTATAGCTCGTACTGGTGGGGAACGAATTTTCATTACACCGGTGGCTCGTAAGATGGCTGCTGAGAAAGGCTATGATATCTCACTTATTAAAGGGACAGGTGGAAATGGTCGTATTACAAGACGTGATGTAGAAGCTTACCAACCAAGTCTTGTTGTTGATAAGGTCGTTGAACCTCTACCACAAGATATGACCTCAGGTCAATATGGTGAGGGACTCCAAGGCATGCGTAAGATTATTGCCGAACGTATGATGAACAGTCTTCATTCTTCTGCTCAAGTGACACTTCATCGTAAGGCTGATTTAACTGAGCTTTTGAAATTCCGTAAAGAACTTAAGGCCAAGGTCCATACTCCACTTGAAAATGGTGAACTAGGTATCACAACTCTATTAACTAAAGCAGTAACCAAAGCTTTGAGAGATTTTCCAGCTTTGAATGCTTGGTATGGCGGCGGAATTCATCAGATTCAAGAAAGCATTCATATTGGTATGGCAACAGCTTTGGATGATGGTTTGGTTGTCCCTGTGATTCGAGACGCAGACCGTATGACTTTAGCAGATCTTGGTCAAAGCATTAAGACTCTGGCTAATCAAGCTCGAAAAGGTACACTTCCATCTGACCTATATAGTGGTTCTACTTTCTCAATTACGAACCTAGGGGGGCCAGGTGTAGAATACTTCACACCAATCCTTAACTCCCCAGAGGTGGCAATTCTTGGAGTAGGAGCAACTCAACAAGCTTTGGCATTTAATGAGGAGGGAGAGGTTGTTCAAAAAGACTATCTTCCATTGAGTCTGAGCTTCGACCATCAAGTCATCGATGGCCTTCCAGCAGCTGAATTTTTAGCACAAGTTATATCTTATCTTGAAGATCCTTATCTCCTTATCTTCTAG
- a CDS encoding CPBP family intramembrane glutamic endopeptidase: MSKIISKQSVAIWYVLSALFATYIVGQVILWCFPDRRSLGASILFILMNCVPLIMAAVFSLVLSEVKSLGEFFKKVFLQKEIPLSWILALFIPVIYYGTSFFLRNVSYTGNTLLAFLLYFPWTFLYGGLEEVGWRWFLQEHLSFSKHFITKMMVLSIIWFLWHIPIYQLPWITAGSSNYLIFYLMILGNTFLFGALKEYSKGAAPCILAHMLIDSLAVLMLVQSSLTQIILLVICEILLASWLVAVRKS; the protein is encoded by the coding sequence ATGAGCAAAATTATTTCAAAACAATCAGTCGCTATCTGGTATGTACTGTCTGCCCTCTTTGCTACATATATAGTAGGGCAAGTTATCCTATGGTGTTTCCCAGACAGGCGTAGTCTGGGTGCCTCAATACTGTTTATCCTAATGAACTGTGTTCCCCTGATTATGGCGGCTGTCTTTTCTCTTGTGTTGAGTGAAGTCAAATCCTTGGGTGAATTCTTCAAAAAGGTCTTTCTTCAAAAAGAAATTCCCCTGTCCTGGATTCTAGCTCTCTTCATTCCAGTCATCTACTATGGAACCTCATTCTTTCTCAGGAATGTTAGCTATACTGGGAACACCCTCTTGGCCTTCTTACTATATTTTCCCTGGACCTTTTTATATGGAGGTCTGGAAGAAGTAGGTTGGCGTTGGTTTTTACAAGAGCATCTTTCCTTTAGCAAGCACTTTATAACTAAAATGATGGTTCTTTCCATTATCTGGTTCCTCTGGCATATCCCTATCTATCAACTCCCTTGGATTACAGCAGGTTCCTCCAACTATCTCATTTTTTACCTGATGATCTTAGGAAATACTTTTCTATTTGGAGCTCTCAAAGAGTATTCGAAAGGAGCTGCTCCTTGTATCCTTGCCCATATGCTGATCGATAGTCTGGCTGTCCTTATGCTGGTTCAGAGCTCTCTTACCCAGATTATCCTTCTGGTTATTTGCGAAATCCTACTAGCCTCTTGGCTGGTGGCGGTACGAAAATCATAG
- a CDS encoding YbgA family protein, with amino-acid sequence MTTTNPRRQCERLWAANKYLVLSHSNKIYLEIRNYLKNDEVSLDQVQAYIDQALDLPENPGQVVNAFQHIWGYFKKKATTSEKEKFMAQLDSYAAGQIPQHGLVESVKELLSKYPNRYLEESTLINGGSK; translated from the coding sequence ATGACAACTACCAATCCACGTCGCCAGTGCGAGCGACTTTGGGCAGCCAATAAGTACCTGGTGCTCAGCCATTCAAACAAGATTTACTTAGAAATCCGTAACTATCTCAAGAATGATGAGGTTAGTTTGGATCAGGTTCAGGCCTACATTGATCAAGCCCTGGACCTTCCTGAAAATCCTGGTCAGGTCGTCAATGCTTTCCAACATATCTGGGGGTATTTTAAGAAAAAAGCAACCACTAGTGAGAAGGAAAAGTTTATGGCTCAGTTAGATAGCTATGCAGCAGGCCAAATTCCTCAGCATGGTTTAGTGGAATCTGTCAAAGAGCTCCTCAGCAAGTATCCTAATCGCTATCTGGAGGAGTCAACCTTAATTAATGGGGGTTCAAAATGA
- a CDS encoding SP_0198 family lipoprotein, with protein MTLSKKLTLSLASMAVLGLLAACSNQKAQTPESSASTQQSSSKVSSSQSSEVSKQTEGLDGTYKGTDENNRITLTISGNTGTWEEDEADGEKESKSVTVNPDNQSLTIGDDTKFYKLDGNQLTIEDDDHDPNDTVVLTK; from the coding sequence ATGACATTGTCCAAAAAACTCACACTTTCTCTTGCCTCTATGGCAGTTCTTGGTCTTTTAGCAGCCTGCTCAAACCAGAAAGCTCAAACACCTGAAAGCTCTGCTAGCACCCAACAAAGTTCAAGTAAGGTTTCATCTTCACAAAGTTCTGAAGTTTCTAAACAGACTGAAGGGCTAGATGGCACCTATAAAGGAACTGATGAAAATAATCGTATTACTCTTACCATCTCTGGAAATACTGGAACTTGGGAAGAGGACGAAGCAGATGGCGAGAAGGAAAGCAAGTCTGTAACAGTTAACCCTGACAATCAAAGTCTAACGATTGGTGATGATACCAAATTCTACAAACTCGACGGTAATCAGCTGACTATTGAAGATGATGACCATGATCCAAATGATACGGTTGTCTTGACGAAATAA
- a CDS encoding bacteriocin immunity protein → MTQRRLWVTLFVISIIVTLIGLGFSVYNYYVFDKPFMTTTTKGLLSAFFLCSTMVAITLSKSSKK, encoded by the coding sequence ATGACTCAAAGAAGATTATGGGTGACGCTATTTGTTATATCGATTATTGTAACTCTTATTGGACTGGGATTTTCTGTCTATAACTATTATGTCTTTGATAAACCCTTTATGACCACGACTACAAAAGGTTTACTATCAGCCTTTTTCCTGTGTTCGACAATGGTTGCCATCACCCTATCCAAATCAAGTAAGAAGTAA
- a CDS encoding class I SAM-dependent methyltransferase yields MLIQYLIKQSRNPSGLVGRVITNIWSSYFKELSLWAIKQTTIPNNSRILEVGYGGGSTIKNLLALDKNLDIHGIDISKESYQTAKRMLLKSIENDSVQLMVGNVENLPYQNHYFDLVFAIQTHIFWKDLKQSFQEIYRVMSNHSTLIIASEKEKIKYHMTDYGTSSELSQLLTSISFSKIEERQNHKWVLYIVIKRH; encoded by the coding sequence ATGCTCATTCAATATCTTATAAAGCAATCTAGAAATCCGAGTGGTCTTGTTGGCCGAGTGATTACCAACATCTGGTCGTCCTATTTTAAGGAACTCAGCCTTTGGGCAATAAAACAAACCACTATCCCTAACAATAGTCGTATTTTAGAAGTCGGTTATGGCGGTGGTAGCACTATCAAAAACCTACTTGCTTTAGATAAAAATCTTGACATTCATGGCATTGATATTTCCAAGGAGTCTTATCAAACTGCTAAACGGATGCTTTTAAAGTCAATAGAAAATGATAGTGTCCAGCTGATGGTTGGCAATGTCGAAAACCTCCCCTACCAAAATCATTATTTTGATCTTGTCTTTGCCATTCAGACTCATATTTTCTGGAAAGATTTAAAACAAAGCTTTCAGGAAATCTATCGAGTCATGTCCAATCATTCTACTCTGATTATTGCTTCCGAAAAAGAAAAAATTAAGTATCATATGACAGATTATGGAACAAGTTCTGAATTGAGTCAGTTATTAACAAGTATTAGCTTTTCAAAGATTGAAGAAAGGCAAAATCACAAATGGGTTTTGTATATTGTTATTAAAAGACATTAG